In Janthinobacterium sp. J1-1, a single genomic region encodes these proteins:
- a CDS encoding Rne/Rng family ribonuclease has translation MKRMLFNATQQEELRVAIVDGQKLIDIDIETAGREQRKSNIYKGVITRIEPSLEACFVSYGEDRHGFLPFKEVARTYFREGVDVRTASVKEALREGQEIMVQVEKEERGNKGAALTSFVSLAGRYLVLMPNNPRGGGVSRRVEGEERQELRETMDKLDLPAGMSVIARTAGIGRNVDELQWDLNYLMQLWRAIEGAGKSANGAFLIYQESSLVIRAIRDYFQPDIGEILIDTDEIYDQAHQFMSHVMPDMVHRVKRYSDDVPLFSRFQIEHQIETAYSRTVPLPSGGAIVIDHTEALVSVDVNSARATRGSDIETTAFNTNCEAAEEVARQLRLRDLGGLIVIDFIDMEVAKNQREVEQRLKDALHHDRARVQMGKISRFGLMELSRQRLRPSLSEGSHVTCPRCSGTGHIRDTESSALQVLRIIQEEAMKENSATIHVQVPVDVGAFLLNEKRGEVLKIENRHRIAVILIPNKHLETPHYKLERIKHDDPRLEDSQASYNLAESAETDMAYSKRQKEEAKPRQEAVVKTITPDQPAPMVERKPVEVKPAPVVTPPAPQGFWAKVISFFNGPQAPVVAAPAPVAPVKPAGTPDRGDRNSRGPRGRGRNGKPGREEREPGQGRPAQDDAAKEAEALEKAVRPPRPPRPPREPREGDLTAPAPRERAERGERPERAERPDRAERPPRQPREAREPRADKPAATEVKAEFKPDTKAEFKADELAAVGVIATPVNVIVPANGPATDAPAPASLDKVSANAGPEGEETDVEGEGEEPRRRRRRGGRNRNRRDRETGELIESANGENDGQEAPAVSFTVAPADDVAPALAIVTTAALVEVSATPVPQADAVVVEVVEVAKVVAVTEVVAVADTAPEAAVEEAPAAAEPAPAPAPAEVIVPAAPVEAVVAAAQAVPAEAEPVPAAEYSFAEKAVEAAAPAPVEAPAAVEVAAEPAPAAEPEPAAEPVAEAPAPVAAPVVEPVAEVAEVAAPVAAPAPAPAPAPVDTAPAAVAAPLDLNAVLGSAGLTLAATDPEKLRLAQEAAAKAVAPVRKPRERKPLPPQSDEPLIQVNTQRP, from the coding sequence ATGAAACGCATGTTGTTTAATGCCACGCAGCAAGAAGAACTGCGCGTAGCGATTGTCGACGGACAAAAACTGATCGACATCGATATCGAGACAGCCGGGCGCGAACAGCGCAAATCCAACATCTACAAGGGCGTGATCACGCGCATCGAGCCTTCGCTCGAAGCGTGCTTCGTCAGCTATGGCGAAGACCGCCACGGCTTCCTGCCCTTCAAGGAAGTTGCCCGCACTTACTTCCGCGAAGGCGTCGACGTGCGTACCGCCTCCGTCAAGGAAGCGCTGCGCGAGGGCCAGGAAATCATGGTCCAGGTCGAAAAAGAAGAACGCGGCAACAAGGGCGCGGCCCTGACCTCGTTCGTCTCGCTGGCCGGCCGCTACCTGGTGCTGATGCCGAACAACCCGCGCGGTGGTGGTGTGTCGCGCCGCGTGGAAGGTGAAGAGCGCCAGGAATTGCGCGAAACCATGGATAAACTGGACCTGCCAGCTGGCATGTCCGTGATTGCCCGCACCGCCGGCATCGGCCGCAATGTCGATGAACTGCAGTGGGACTTGAATTACCTGATGCAACTGTGGCGCGCCATCGAAGGCGCCGGCAAGTCGGCCAACGGCGCCTTCCTGATCTACCAGGAATCGTCCCTGGTGATCCGCGCCATCCGCGACTACTTCCAGCCGGACATTGGCGAGATCCTGATCGATACCGACGAGATCTACGACCAGGCGCACCAGTTCATGAGCCACGTGATGCCCGACATGGTGCACCGCGTCAAGCGCTACAGCGACGACGTGCCACTGTTTTCGCGCTTCCAGATCGAACACCAGATCGAAACGGCCTACAGCCGCACGGTGCCGCTGCCATCGGGCGGCGCCATCGTGATCGACCACACCGAAGCGCTGGTCTCGGTCGACGTCAACTCGGCGCGCGCCACGCGCGGCTCGGACATCGAAACGACCGCCTTCAACACCAACTGCGAAGCGGCCGAAGAAGTGGCCCGCCAGCTGCGCCTGCGCGACCTGGGCGGCCTGATCGTGATCGACTTCATCGACATGGAAGTGGCGAAGAACCAGCGCGAAGTGGAACAGCGCCTCAAGGATGCGCTGCACCATGACCGCGCCCGTGTTCAGATGGGCAAGATTTCCCGCTTCGGCCTGATGGAACTGTCGCGCCAGCGCCTGCGCCCTTCGCTGTCCGAAGGTTCGCACGTGACCTGCCCGCGCTGCTCGGGTACCGGCCACATCCGCGATACCGAATCGTCCGCCCTGCAGGTGCTGCGCATCATCCAGGAAGAGGCGATGAAGGAAAATTCGGCCACCATCCACGTGCAGGTACCCGTCGACGTCGGCGCCTTTTTGCTGAACGAAAAGCGCGGCGAAGTGCTGAAGATCGAGAACCGCCACCGCATCGCCGTGATCCTGATCCCGAACAAGCATCTGGAAACGCCGCACTACAAGCTGGAACGCATCAAGCACGACGATCCACGTCTGGAAGACAGCCAGGCCAGCTACAACCTGGCCGAAAGCGCCGAAACCGACATGGCCTACAGCAAGCGCCAGAAGGAAGAAGCCAAGCCGCGCCAGGAAGCCGTCGTCAAGACGATTACCCCTGACCAGCCGGCACCGATGGTCGAGCGCAAGCCGGTGGAAGTCAAGCCGGCCCCGGTCGTCACGCCGCCTGCGCCGCAAGGCTTCTGGGCCAAGGTCATCAGCTTCTTCAATGGCCCGCAAGCCCCTGTCGTGGCGGCCCCCGCGCCTGTCGCACCGGTAAAACCGGCCGGCACGCCCGATCGTGGCGACCGCAACAGCCGTGGCCCGCGTGGCCGTGGCCGCAACGGCAAGCCGGGCCGCGAAGAGCGCGAACCGGGCCAGGGCCGTCCAGCCCAGGACGATGCGGCGAAAGAAGCCGAAGCACTGGAAAAAGCCGTGCGTCCACCACGTCCGCCGCGTCCGCCACGCGAACCGCGTGAAGGCGACCTGACGGCGCCGGCGCCACGCGAACGCGCGGAACGGGGCGAGCGTCCTGAACGCGCCGAGCGTCCTGACCGTGCCGAACGTCCGCCACGCCAGCCGCGTGAAGCGCGCGAACCACGCGCCGACAAGCCGGCCGCTACCGAAGTGAAAGCCGAGTTCAAGCCAGACACCAAGGCCGAGTTCAAGGCCGATGAGCTGGCCGCCGTGGGCGTGATCGCCACGCCGGTCAATGTGATCGTGCCAGCCAACGGTCCGGCCACCGACGCGCCAGCGCCAGCCAGCCTGGACAAGGTATCGGCGAATGCCGGCCCTGAAGGCGAGGAAACGGATGTCGAAGGTGAAGGCGAAGAACCGCGCCGCCGCCGCCGTCGTGGTGGCCGCAACCGCAACCGCCGCGACCGCGAAACGGGCGAGCTGATCGAATCGGCAAACGGCGAGAACGATGGCCAGGAAGCCCCTGCCGTCAGCTTTACCGTGGCCCCGGCCGATGACGTGGCGCCTGCACTGGCCATCGTCACCACCGCCGCGTTGGTGGAAGTGAGCGCCACGCCAGTGCCGCAGGCCGATGCCGTGGTGGTGGAAGTGGTGGAAGTTGCCAAGGTAGTGGCAGTGACGGAAGTGGTGGCGGTTGCCGATACTGCGCCGGAAGCTGCGGTTGAAGAAGCGCCTGCCGCCGCAGAACCAGCGCCAGCGCCAGCACCAGCCGAAGTGATCGTGCCGGCAGCACCGGTGGAAGCCGTCGTTGCCGCAGCGCAAGCTGTGCCAGCCGAAGCGGAACCGGTGCCAGCGGCCGAGTACAGCTTTGCCGAAAAAGCGGTGGAAGCAGCGGCGCCAGCGCCGGTCGAAGCACCGGCCGCCGTGGAAGTGGCTGCCGAGCCTGCTCCTGCAGCGGAACCGGAACCAGCGGCCGAGCCGGTTGCGGAAGCACCGGCACCGGTGGCTGCGCCTGTCGTCGAGCCGGTAGCGGAAGTGGCGGAAGTTGCCGCTCCTGTTGCTGCTCCTGCCCCGGCACCGGCGCCGGCGCCGGTTGACACCGCGCCGGCCGCCGTCGCGGCCCCGCTGGACCTGAACGCCGTGCTCGGTTCGGCCGGCCTGACCCTGGCCGCCACCGACCCGGAAAAACTGCGCCTGGCGCAGGAAGCGGCCGCCAAGGCGGTCGCACCGGTACGCAAGCCGCGCGAACGCAAGCCATTGCCGCCGCAGTCGGATGAGCCGTTGATCCAGGTCAACACGCAGCGTCCATAA